One segment of Leptospira kirschneri serovar Cynopteri str. 3522 CT DNA contains the following:
- a CDS encoding SanA/YdcF family protein, producing the protein MFQLDYFKKSKFYTRSFFFFCILISIPIAIDFSFEELYLRTEKFQNHRSAKPATVAVVPGASVYKNEPSAVLKDRLDCALELYHQGKVKKILLSGDNGSIYYNEVKPMLLYILKNEVNEKDIFVDHAGFRTLDTLVRAKEIFQIQDLIFVSQRVYQPRAAFLANKIGLKFQAFESDRRIYTSGPFSRFREFFARTLAWIDMNLFKTNPKYLGDPFPIEGSGVKTWKGSVL; encoded by the coding sequence GTGTTTCAGTTAGATTATTTTAAAAAATCCAAGTTTTATACTCGAAGTTTTTTCTTTTTTTGTATCCTTATATCCATTCCCATTGCGATCGATTTCAGTTTCGAAGAATTATATCTTCGTACGGAAAAATTTCAAAATCACAGATCGGCAAAACCCGCAACGGTCGCGGTAGTTCCCGGAGCTTCCGTTTATAAAAACGAACCTTCCGCTGTTTTAAAAGATAGATTAGACTGCGCCTTAGAATTATATCACCAAGGTAAGGTAAAAAAAATTCTTCTTTCCGGAGACAACGGTTCCATTTATTACAACGAAGTAAAACCCATGCTACTCTATATTCTTAAAAACGAAGTGAACGAAAAAGATATATTCGTGGACCATGCGGGTTTTAGAACGTTAGACACATTGGTTCGTGCAAAGGAAATTTTTCAGATTCAAGATTTGATTTTTGTCAGCCAAAGAGTCTACCAACCTAGAGCAGCGTTTCTTGCAAATAAAATCGGTCTTAAATTTCAGGCCTTCGAATCCGATCGAAGAATTTATACGAGCGGACCTTTCAGCAGATTTAGAGAATTTTTTGCCAGGACTCTAGCTTGGATTGATATGAATCTGTTCAAAACAAATCCGAAATATTTAGGGGATCCGTTTCCGATCGAAGGAAGCGGAGTCAAAACCTGGAAAGGTTCCGTTCTTTAA
- a CDS encoding Spy/CpxP family protein refolding chaperone, whose translation MNLLNSFVRITVAGCFLTPAVIFSQELMGLRSGVDTNSTPVRQLAPIRQLRSFGLVFGNVDTVRERFALSEKQLDEISKINEKHKKEHLRWLQKISPIEIELEGLLMEPNVDLVKIRKLLVEIGKYSAEIRINQISHRLAIEKILTQDQKSKIKEQRPESKFPVNLFSPDRIILPIQGILH comes from the coding sequence ATGAATCTCCTGAATTCGTTTGTCAGAATTACTGTCGCCGGTTGTTTTTTAACTCCGGCGGTTATTTTTTCCCAGGAATTAATGGGTTTACGTTCCGGTGTGGATACTAATTCTACTCCAGTTCGGCAGTTGGCACCTATTCGACAATTGAGAAGTTTTGGTCTAGTATTTGGAAACGTAGATACGGTAAGAGAAAGATTCGCGCTTTCCGAAAAACAGCTGGATGAAATTTCTAAGATCAATGAGAAACATAAAAAAGAACATCTTAGGTGGCTTCAAAAAATTTCTCCTATCGAAATTGAACTAGAAGGTCTTTTAATGGAACCTAACGTGGATCTTGTGAAAATTAGAAAGTTACTTGTCGAAATAGGGAAATACTCAGCCGAAATTCGAATCAATCAAATTTCGCACCGTCTTGCTATAGAAAAAATACTTACTCAGGATCAAAAATCCAAAATCAAAGAACAACGTCCGGAGTCAAAATTCCCAGTGAATCTTTTTTCTCCGGATAGAATCATCCTTCCAATACAAGGAATTTTACATTGA
- a CDS encoding RNA polymerase sigma factor, which translates to MEQKEFTELIDSTKHIVLSAIKKSLFEEFHDSIDDVVQETYFRAYKSLSANKFRGDSSVSTWLYTIARNESLRMNQKRSRQTALASKLKEKVIFDNSNQEKESISFTDFELKDLLAMLPWKYKSVLSLVGEGYKEQQIAEKLSIPEGTVKSRVFRGKQMLKKNLIDKQ; encoded by the coding sequence ATGGAGCAAAAAGAATTTACCGAATTAATTGATTCAACGAAACATATCGTACTTTCGGCGATTAAAAAGAGTCTATTTGAAGAATTTCACGATTCTATCGACGATGTAGTACAGGAAACTTATTTCCGAGCTTATAAAAGTCTTTCCGCAAATAAGTTCCGAGGAGATTCTTCCGTAAGCACCTGGCTTTATACGATTGCAAGAAACGAATCTTTGAGAATGAATCAAAAGAGATCTAGACAAACGGCGCTTGCAAGTAAGTTGAAAGAAAAAGTGATCTTTGATAATTCCAATCAAGAAAAAGAATCTATCAGTTTTACTGATTTTGAATTGAAGGATCTTTTAGCAATGCTTCCTTGGAAATATAAATCTGTACTAAGTCTTGTAGGTGAAGGATATAAGGAACAACAGATCGCGGAAAAACTAAGTATTCCGGAAGGAACCGTAAAATCTAGAGTATTTCGCGGAAAGCAGATGTTGAAAAAGAATTTAATAGATAAGCAGTGA